The DNA sequence AAGAGAGATACATCAAAGTACTGTAAAGTTTTCATTATGACTACATGGTTAAATATGAAGCCAATTTCTACTGCGATCTTAATGTGGTCAGAGTTTCATCACATTTACCTGGTTTCACCAAGGATAAGTGCAACTTCTGAAGGTGAACAGAATATCTTTTGAGTGTCAATCGTCATGTAGTGTACGATGTTGCATCTGAAACTCCCTGTTGCCGTCCTAATCCTCGTCTCCTCTTCTGTAGATCCACCTTGCCCATCAGCAATCATGAAATTCTCTCTCGTCGCTGCCCTTGTTGTTGTGCTGGCCATTGGTAAGAATCCATTACATAAATTGTTCCGCAACAAAGAAAAATCTTTATGACTTTCTATCTTATCTGCATATATACTTATTACTACTCATGAATAGTAATTGAGTAACACATAACTGATAAACAAGGTAATTCAGAGGATAAATATTGATTTGAAAATCAAGCCCTTTACTCCTCTGCTAATCTATAACCTCTTTAATCATAACTACATCCATCCTTGTTTTCAGATTGAATTAATACTGTGCGTTATAAACACAATACTGTGTGTGTAACtaagtgtgttttctgtgtgtgcgtATGACAGGCTGTGAGTCCGGTTCCCTGGTGAAGCGTGACATCCCTGCTGAGATCGAGACTCTCACAAAGTACTTCCAGGACGCCATTGAGACAGTGAAGTCTCATGAGCTGATCAGCCAGGCTCAGTACGTCACTGACCACCACACTCTTccaatataatataaaataatagaaTACTTCTCTTGAGGGGAGATTCTATTGCAGATCAACAAAATAAGTACCATCAACTCTGTATGGAGTTGAATCTCTTCACGTTTAAGATATGAAGTCATTCAAATTGTTACTATTCATTTGATTTATTCGTAACATTGTACTTGACAGGGATATTACATCTTAAACATGTCTGTTTTCACATCAGTACCATACAGTCGGCTTTAAAGCTAGCTTGCTCCCTGAGCCTACAGCTGTTGGAAAACGTCTCTCTAAGTGTGTCTCTCTACCCATAGGGGTTACCTGGAGGAGGGTAAGACTCAGATCACACCTCTGACCGACAAGATCCAGGAGCATGCTGAGAAGATCCAGGAGCAGATGAAGCCCTTCGTCAGTGACATCGAGAAGCAGGTGCGTCCCATGGCTGATAACCTGCAGGCCCAGTTCATGCCTCTGGTCGACAAGATGCAGGCCCAGTTCAAGCCTCTGGCTGATGACCTGCAGGCCCAGATGGAGCAGCTCTTCCAGACCGTGGTTGACCAAACCAAGGCTCTCCTCCCCCCCCAGTAAAGCTAACGTTACATCCCCATAGAAAGCAAAAACCATCTccactctgtctgtttcacctGGGTCAAGTCCAGCTCACTCCTTCtcttgacatcatcttgaaattaTGCTGAAATTTCACCAATAAAGGGCTTGAAAGGTGGCCATTTTGTCTGTGATTATTTtccccactaggctaccactagggttcaaacacccgagctgacaaggtacaaatctacccaccgttcctaggccatcattgaagataagaatttgtttttaactgacttgcctagttaaataaaggtacaaaaataataaaaagcaTGGGCACATTGCAGATTAAATTAATACACTGTGTACTGCTGTGTAATTTAATGAAGGTTAAAGGTCAAATTATGGGGTTGAAATTAGATACATTTCTGGGCGGAATTTGATGGGAAGTGCTTATTGAAGTGCAAGTTAATATTTGTTTTGATATACTGACCTTTGGGCCACTCTATCATATAGCCTATAAACAGAGTTGGGTAGTTTACTTACTAAAtataatctgttacagttactagttacctgtccaaaattgtaatcagtaatttTGGATTACCCatactcagtaatgtaatctaagaggcattagaagccaaaaaggatccatcaaacgcatttggtgtgtcatcatagtggtctctaatttgtggtcagactcgctcaggtggaacaaactaaATTTGCCCTTTTTTTCAaggctgaattgaatgtcattgaggaaAGGAAAAGTGTTAATGTATTTTGTCACAAGCAAGTAATCCAAggagtaatcatctagtttttcaaagtaTCTGTAACCCGATTACACAATTTTAGCTGGAACTACTTTTTGTTGTAATCAGATTAAATGTACATGATTACATGCAATAAGTTTCTCCCCAACCTTGCCTAGGAGCCCGAGTTGTTAATATTCTTAAATAGTCATTTGTATTGGATGGAGTTTAGCATCAGCTAAATTTAGATTGTTATATTAAGATATATTCATGTCATTGATTGTAACCTTGTCATACTACACACACTCATTAATGCATAGAATAGGATGTCTTAAAGATGACAATGAAAATCTGATCTGACTGACTAGATAAGTGGTGAAGTAGTATTGCTtgtcctttgtcttgatgatATCATAGTTCTGTTGAATTGCCTGGGCAATAGAGACATGCAGGGACTACAAAGTGCATAGAAAAAGAAAAGGTTACACAAAGTCAGAAAAAGGCACTAACATACAGTCACGATTACACATTTAATAGGCTATAACTGATTTACACTGTGGACAGGGACTTGAGCCAAGCCCCTCGATGTCGCGGAAACCATCATCTATGATCTGATCCATGCACTCACGGCAGAAGTGGTGTCCGCAGGGATGGCGCCAAAGTCTCCAGTGTTGAATGAGACCGCAACGCTGACAGCCGCGCTGCATAGTTGTGTATCCGAGAAGCCTGACATGAGTGACTTCCCGAGGAATAGCCTACCACATAACTGAAGGGGgtcaaaataataatatatatatttttatagtgCAATTCATAGGCCTAATCATCATCACGACATCACCATTACATTCTTAAACTCTCATCCCACAGAGCTCGACAGTTTGTAGTCCTAAAAAACAGAAATTATTTACatctggttcgttcagccattaCTATGGGCAAAATTAATGGGGAAAGTATAGGGTTTTGGAATACAGGCCGAAAATAAGGTGTGGTTAAAACAGGTTTATGAGattttatacgttttgttctatgcgGTATCAGTCAGTTATCATGAACTTTATGAATTACAAATCCTTTATGTGCGTTATGTTTTTTGAAGttacataaatgtttaaaaattcacaaaaagtgatGTAAACTGATTAAGATGACTAGAACAAAACTGTATAAGATCTCTtcagcctgtgtttaccacagatcTTATTTTCGGTGTTTATACAAAAACCCTACAAAAACTCTATTCATTTTCCCTTAGGCTTTGTTCAACGAACCATGGCAGAGTTAATGCCTACAAAAAGACGTCATCACTGTTGCTTTctatatcaccaccaccaccttcttCTTCGTCATCATCATCGTCGTCGTAAACAAATGCTCTCCTTTCAACCAATCAGCGTGCCGGAATGGACATTTGGGACCCTGATCCCTCCCACTTCAGGTAGACTAGACTAGAGTGTTGTCCGTGCATCCGTAATGTAAGTTTATGGTTTCATATTCATCATCATTGATACAATAGCCTAAATAAAAACGGTTGCAGTTTTAGACGGAAGGTTTATTGAAGTTTACCTAATTTAAATTTGGTGTTAGGCCTACCTGTCTTTCTAATTTTGTCCTCTCAACTGGCAGCGCGGGAAGATGGAAAACATCACTCTCAAATATCTCTGCAGTCCCTTCCATACCCTCATTGCTTTGGAAAGTCAATGGAAAAGGGTGAACGGGTCTGAAAATGAACGAGACAAAGAGTTAAGGAATGAGGCAGTGGTGTTTGTTCAGCCCAGGCTACAGCTTCCCAGATATTGTAACTTGAATTTAGGCCTGCCTACATACAGATATCTCAATTTTAAATAGCCAACAAAAAAACGACAGTACATCATAATGGAGAGATGGTTGCAATCTGGAGAAAGTTGTACATCCTTTAAAAATAACTATTAAATAAGTGTTGATATGGGACCTGTATATTAGGGT is a window from the Oncorhynchus tshawytscha isolate Ot180627B linkage group LG03, Otsh_v2.0, whole genome shotgun sequence genome containing:
- the LOC112229632 gene encoding type-4 ice-structuring protein LS-12 codes for the protein MKFSLVAALVVVLAIGCESGSLVKRDIPAEIETLTKYFQDAIETVKSHELISQAQGYLEEGKTQITPLTDKIQEHAEKIQEQMKPFVSDIEKQVRPMADNLQAQFMPLVDKMQAQFKPLADDLQAQMEQLFQTVVDQTKALLPPQ